The segment CCGTTAACCGGACCCGGCAACACACTTGAGACCATTACCGATAAAATTCAGGAGCAGGCGCTGCAACTGACATACAGTGAATTCGCTTATGTCTCTTCCATCGACCCTGCCAACGGCGACCTCATCGGGCACACTCTTTCAAAAATGCGCGGTGACCAGTGCGAACTGAACCCGGCGGATCCGCCGATTGTCTTCAAGTGCGGAGAAGGTGGTCTTTATAGAGGACTCTGGGGATATTCATTAAACACCCGGGAACCATTTTTCACCAATTCCCCTGAAACCCATCAGTCCTCAGCCGGAGCGCCTGCAGGGCATATACCAATAAAAAACTTCATCTCAGTTCCGGTCATCATGGGAGATGAACTGGTTGGCCAGATTGCCGCGGCAAACAAGAGTACCGGGTATACTTTTGATGATATTGCACCCCTTGTCCGCCTGGGCGAATATTTTGCCCTGGCCCTGATGCGTAATAGAGCCGAAGACCGGTTGAAGAAAAACCAGGAAGAGCTTGAAGAAACGGTCAGACAAAGGACTGCCGGGCTCGCAGTCGCCAATGAAAAACTCGAGCGGGAAATTGCAGAGGGGAGGCTGAAAACCTATGCCTTAAAAGAATCCGAGCATAAATACAGCACCCTCGTGGACAACACGATCATCGGGATCTTTATCGTTCAGGACGACAGAATCATTTACGCAAATCCGAGATTTGCCCGAATATTCGGCTATTCGGTCGATGAATTAAGCGGCATGGATTTCGCTGATTTGATCCACCCCGAAGACATCGCGAAATTCAATGAGGACATCATTGCCGCGACCCACGGCGACGCGGAGACGGTCGAAACCCTGCAGCGGGGGATCACCCGGGATAAAAATCCGCGCTGGCTTGACATCCAGAGGACCGTGATCTCCTATAATAAAAAAATGGCGGTCCTCGGCAACGTCGTAGATGTCACCCGACGGAAAGAGCTTGAACACCTGGTCAGCATCCAGGACAAAATGACCTCTCTCGGCAGGGTGGCTGCGGGAATCGCCCACGAACTGCGCAACCCTTTGTCCGGAATGAATATCCACCTGACCAACCTTGAGAGACTGGCCCTCCGTTTTGACGACATTGAACCTGAAACCCGGAAAAATCTGACGAGGATCATCGACAACCTGAAAGCCGCCTCGGGTAAAATCGAATCGGTGGTCAAAAGAGTCTACGATTTCTCAAAGCCGAGCAGGGTCAACCTGGTCCAGATCGATGTCAACAAATCGATCAATACAGTGATCGATATTTCATCAACCACGCTCAGGAAGAGTGATATTTCAGTGATCAGGAGACTGGAAGAAAACCTCCCCCCCTGTTTTTCAAACCAGAACCTTTTCGAGCAACTGCTGATGAATCTTCTGACCAACGCGACCCAGGTTCTGGAAGGGATAGATCACGAAAGGAAAATATTGATCACCTCACACTCTCTCGATGACAAAATTATCATCAGGGTGGCTGATTCAGGCCCGGGTATCAAGGAACACATGAGGGACAAGATATTCGACCCGTTTTTCACTTCCAAGAATGACGGTTTGGGAATTGGTCTCAGCATATGTTATCGTATCGTCCAGGACCACGGCGGAGAGCTCACCGTTGGCAAGAGCGACGAACTGGGGGGCGCCGAATTCACGATCACCCTTCCCCTGAAACCCACCGGGAACATTTTTTAAATGGATATATTTTCTCTCTTTATCATTGACGATGACCAGACCATAGTTGACGGGGTTCTCTTTGCTCTTGAAGGTCAATACCGGATCACCGCATTCGGCAATGCCGAGGATGCCCTCGATGCGCTCTCGAAAAACCAGCCCGATCTGATCCTGCTCGACATCGGTTTGCCGGGAATGGACGGGATTCAGGCGTTGCGTGAAATTAAAGGCAAATACCCCGACATTCTGGTCATTATGATCACCGCCTTTGAAGAGGTGAAACCGGTGATCGCGGCCATGAAGATGGGCGCCCATGACTATGTGGTGAAACCGCTGCACATCGAAACCCTTGAGATCAACATCGAAAACGCACTCAGTTCGATACGTCTGCGGAAGGAAATTCAAAGCCTCCAGGAAAGCTCTCTGCATGAATGTGTTCCATGTTTCATTGGCGAATCTCGGGAATTCCGGAGCATCATGGAATTCGTAAAGAAAGTGGCCAAAAGCACCGATACTCCGGTTCTGATCCTCGGCGAAACCGGCACCGGCAAAGAGCTGATTGCCCAAACCATCCACTATCGAAGCCCCAACTTCAAAAACAGGCTGGTTACCGTAAATTGCGCTTCTATCCCCAATGGACTGATTGAAAGCGAACTTTTCGGCTATGAAAAAGGGGCCTTTACCGGTGCGTCGAGTTCCGGGAAAAAAGGGCTGATTGAGGAGGCTGCCGGTGGCACTCTCTTCCTCGATGAAGTCGGGGACATGAATCTTGATACCCAGGCAAAATTACTGCGTTTTCTGGAATCGGGCGAATATTTCAGAGTCGGCGGCACCCGTTCCTGCAAGGCAAAAACCAGGGTGATCTCCGCCACCAACAGAAATCTCATGCAGATGATCGACGACGGGACCTTCAGGGAAGATCTTTTTTACCGTCTCGGGGTAATCAAAGTAGAACTTCCTTCGTTGCAGGACCGACGGGAAGACATCATCAGCCTCAGCAAATTTTTCCTGATCGATTTCAACCGCAAATTCAAAAAAGAGATCAGGGGAATATCACCGGAAGCTGAAGAAGCCCTGCGCAATCACCCATGGCACGGCAATATCCGTGAGTTGAAAAATATTGTCGAAAGAGGAATTCTGATCAGTGAGGGGCCTGAATTGACCCTCGAAGATCTCGGTCTGACCGGAAGTCGAAGAAACCGGAGACTTTCCGACCCTGAACGCCCCGCCTCTTTACCCCCTGAAGGCGTAAATCTCACCGAGCTGCTTGAAGGGATTGAAAGAGACTATATCGAGAAAGCCCTTGCCAGGGCCAACGGCAATGAAAGTCAGGCTGCCCGTTTTCTTTCATTAAACCATCACACCTTTCGCTACCGCAGGAAGAAGCTGATGAAAAATTAGTATCACAACTTTCCGAGTTTGGCTCATCTCCCGACCATAAAGGGTTTCGGCGATTTGTTAGTGCATGTGTTCCACTAGTAGCCAGGAGTCAGAAGCCAGGAGCCAGAAGCCAGAAGCCAGGAGAAAAGCTTAAGTTGAGCAGCTTGTCTGCTCGTACCGATTAGTTAAGTTAAGCAGCGTGCCTGCTTATACGAAACTTATGCCCCGGGCGAAAGCGAACTTGTGAGACAACGAAACTTACACCCCTCAAGGGGGTACTGAAGTGAGTACCCGAAGGGTGAAAAAATCAGTCATTCTGGCTACTGGCTTCTGAATTCTGAATTCTGAATTCTGAATTCTCATCATGGAATATCACTACGACTCTGAACCATTTTATAACAGTAAATCAACACCATAAGACATGTCGGAAAGTTGAGATAATATGGATATCATTCACATAACAGCTATTCTGATCACTGTCTCAGCGCTCTTCAGTTACATTAATTACCGTTTTATCAGGTTGCCGACCGCCATCGGCCTGATGGCGATCACCATGGCTCTCTCAATCATTCTGATGGTTCTGGTCGGGGTGGGAGTAAATGCGGTGGCGACCGTGGCGCAGTTTGTCTCGAAAATCGATTTCCACGACACCCTGATGGAGGGGATGCTCAGTTTTCTTCTGTTCGCCGCCGCACTCGATGTGGACCTTGGGGATCTGGCGAAACAGAAATGGACCATTCTCGGGCTCGCCACCGGCGGGGTCATCATCTCAACCGCACTGATCGGGACCGCAATCCGGGTGCTGCTTGGCCTGTTCGGGGTCAAAATCAGCCTTGCCTACGCCCTGCTCTTCGGCGCGCTCATCTCACCCACCGATCCCATTGCCGTCATGGGAATTTTAAAAAAGGCCGGGATCCCGAAATCCCTGGAAACCAAGGTGGCCGGGGAATCTTTATTCAATGACGGGGTGGGAGTGGTGGTTTTTCTGGTCGTCCTCGGGATCGCCACCGGCGGACATGAGCTCAATGGTGCGGATATTGCCCTGCTGTTTCTGCAGGAAGCGGCAGGCGGCCTCTTGCTGGGGCTCTTGCTCGGATATCTCTGCTACCGGCTACTGGTTTCGGTGGACCAGTATCAGGTGGAAGTGCTCCTGACCCTGGCCCTGGTCATGGGCGGCTATTCCCTGGCGAATGCCCTGCACCTGTCCGGCCCTCTGGCCATGGTGGTCGCCGGACTGATGATCGGCAACCAGGGCCGGATGTTCGCCATGAGCAAACACACCCGGACCAACCTCGACTCGTTCTGGCATCTCACTGACTACATTCTGAACGCGGTGCTCTTCGTCCTCATCGGACTGGAAGTGCTGATTCTCGATTTCGATCACACCGATCTCTGGATCGCCCCCCTGGCGATCATCGTCGCCCTGCTGGGGCGCTTCATCAGTATCGCCGGCTTGATCAGCATGATGCGTCCTTTCAGGCACTTTACCGACAATGTTGTCAAGATCATGACCTGGGGGGGGCTGCGTGGCGGAATTTCAGTGGCGCTGGCACTCTCGATACCGACGGGAGACGAACGGAACCTGATTCTGGTGATGACTTACTCGGTGGTGGTCTTCTCCATTCTGGTGCAGGGCTTGACCATCGAAAAGCTGGTCCGGCCTGGAAAGTAGGCTCTCAACAGTCGCCAGCCCTAATCAACCACCTTTCCCCTGAGTTTTTTCGTCTGGCCGCGCCTGGTCTTGCCGTCCAGTCGCTTGGTTTTGGACCCCTTCGTAGGTTTGGTCGGCCTTCGCTTTGGTTGCACAACCGTCGCCTTGAGAATCAGCTCTCTCAATCTCCCGAGACCGTCCTCCCGGTTCGCCTCGAAGCTTCTCGAGCGTTGCGCCTTGATGATGACAACGCCCTCAGCGCTTATCCTCCGGTCCCGGATGTGCAAAAGCCGCTCCCGGATCGCTTCCGGCAGCGAAGAGGCCGATATATCAAAACGGAGATGCACCGCCGAGGAGACCTTGTTGACATTCTGGCCACCAGGCCCGCTGGCGCGGATCTGGCTTATCTCAATCTGGCTCAGGGGAATCGATAATGTGTCTGAAATGGTAAACATCTTCTGCTCTCAAAATACCCGCGCGGTTCAGGGCATGTGCCGGGTCAGTTTCCGCCCGAAGTACATCCCGAAAGCGGTGCCGAAAACCCCTGAAAAGTAAGCGGTCATGATCCCGCCGAACTGAGAGCCGAGATACCAGCCCAGCGCCCCGCCAAAGGACATGCCGAGTATATAGATGATCTTTTTCACTGCCGGAAAATCCCCTGGTTAAGATTTGAATGTTCGGCAAAGAATAAGCCATCGCAGCAAATACGGCAAAAAGAATCTGATTACTACTGCAACGCAGCGTGTTTTCGCGGATGCAAGAAAAACAGTTGATGCGATTTTAACTATTGGAACTTCTATAGAGAAATTGAGATACCGCCGGGCCATCCTTCGACAAGCTCAGGATGAGGGGAAGTGATGGCGCCTCTTCACAAATACCATTCATCCTGAGCCTGTCGAAGGATGAACCTGCAAGGGATAAACCTGAAGGCCTGCCTGGGTGCCTGCGGGAGAGTCGTTAAGAAAAGAGCAGGAAAAAATTACGCTACTTCAGAACAGTTCTGTTTCAACCAGGGTCCGGCCGAACTTCCACCCCCGTACCGATAATCATTCTAAGGAGTTTGCCCGCTTCACGGCTCAGCCGCTCTTCGCCTTTTTCCATTACAGCCCGCAGGATCTGCTCTTCAGTTGCATCATCCGGCAGATCATATTTTCTGACAAGTCGCGTAACGGCGGGAATCTGTTCCATGATCCGCTCCATTTTTCTCTCCAGAATAAGCTCCATGAAATGTAACGTACCGATACCTTTACATATTATAAATCGACCTGACCTGCCGATTCCTTAATTTTTTTTATTTTTTTTAAAAAAACTTTTGCCATGGACGCCGGATGTCCCACCCCTCGCGCTATTCTCAGATCACAACCGGACAATCTCTTAACAATTGAGGAGGGACTATGATCAGGAATATCACGGTGTACCTGGACGACGCGGGGAATGAATCTGAAAACGTTATCCGGTGCGGTTTTATCGTCACCGAAAATGACAACGGCGAGGAAACCTGCCACAACGACCTGATAGACCAGTCCGAATACAGCTCCTTAAACGACCTGGTCCTGGACATCGCCGGAATTTTCAAGGTCAACAGGCGGGACATTCTGGTGAACGCCTGATGGAATCCTGAATCCGTGAGCGTTCGAGAACGGCACAGATGCAGATAGCGAGCCGGCGAGACCTTCGAGGTGACGACGATGTTGATTATACATATGGTATATCAACGAGTTGTCAACGCAGCAGGTAAGCGACCGAAGGAAGACTCCGGATGTGCCGCTCTCGAACGCCCCGCAGGGCGGCGGGTGAATATCCGCCCCGCCATCGAGTCATAGCTTTGCATGCAATTACTGCCACTTGAGACAGATGATCACACTAAGCCGTCACGGATTCAGGGGTATGGCTCCTGGCGGTGCTGAGTGTGACCGGCACCTGGTGCAACATCCAAAAGAATCCGGTTTGCTGGGTGTTCTGGTCCGTTGCCAATTTCGGCTGGATCGTGGTCTTCATGAGCAGGGAGATGGGGGCCGAAACAACTCTTTTTGTTGTTTACCTCACTCTTTCGGTTTATGGTTTCCGGCGATGGCAGAAAGAAGGAAGACTCTGCCCGAAAACCCATCCCGTCAGGACACCCCAACTTAATGGACGACCGCATTCACCATAAATACTCCGGTTTCTGGGCCAGACAGCTTCATCTTGAATTTGAGAACATCTGCTGGCAATACGGACTGGATCTTCTGCCGCCCGTTTTCGAAATAACCGGCAATACCAGCCGCATCGGCTCCTGGCAGGCCGGGACCAGAACCATCCGGCTCAGCGCGGAACTGATCATCGGTCAGCCGTGGGACACCACGGTCAATGTCCTGAAACATGAGATCGCCCATCAGATCTGCTCTGAAATCTTTAGCGCGGACACCACCTCGCACGGTGAGCAGTTCGGAAAAGCCTGTGACCTGCTCGGCCTGCCCCCGGGATTCCGCAAAGCCAAAGGAAGCCTGGAAAGCCTTGGGAATACCGGGAACAACAGCACGGCAAGCCACAATGCCGGGCGGATCATCACCAGAGTACACAAGCTTCTGGCCCTGGCCGGATCGGCAAACAGCAACGAAGCGTCTCTCGCCATGCAGAAGGCCAACGAGGCGATCAGGAAGTACAATCTTGAGCTGTTGCAGGGTGATCGGGAACAGAATCACACCTACACCATCATCCACCTCAACGCTGGCCGGATCAAAGGATACCAGAGACAGATCTGCGCCATCCTCCGGGACTTCTTCTTTGTCAAGATCATCACCTCCAGCTCCTACCATCCCTTGAAAAACAAAAAATACCGAACCATTGAAATTCTGGGCAGCACGGAAAACGTGGCCATTGCCGAACACTGTTACCACTTTCTTGAGAACAGACTCAAAACCCTCTGGGGAAAAGAAAAACACAAGTTCAGGGCACACGCCAGAACAGAAAAAAACAGCTATTATCTGGGGCTGCTGAAAGGATTCGCAGAAAAACTGTCCGCCGAGAAGAAAGAGTGGGATGCGAAACTGCCTTCCGGCGGCGACGGAGAAAAGATCAGAGCCCTGATGCTCGTGGAAGATAAATGTCTCGACGGCTATGTCGCCAGACGATTCCCGAAGTTGAAAACCACCGCCTGCCGCGGCACCAGAATATGCAGGAATACATTCGACGACGGGGTGCGGACCGGTCGGAAAATAACCGTCCACAAATGTGTCACCTCAACAATGGGGTATCTGGGGAACCTGCTCTCCCGCTGAAAACCCTCCGGTCATCTTCCTCTCCGGCTTTAGCCAATCTCCGGTCCGCCATTGATTCACGGCTGCCTGAAGCTTACTGTTTCCAATAAATGACAACCAAGGAGGACGATATGACAGCATATACCTGTAAAACCTGTGGGAAGGTCTCCCCGGAAAGTGGCCATCTCTGTGATCCGACCAATGCGGAGGCAATTTATGTCTGTGAAAGCTGCGGGATGGACGCACCTTTAAAGAAACACCTCTGTAAACCAAAATTGGGCGCGTTCAAATTCTACTGCGGTGACTGCGGCCGGGGTGCGGTTTCGGACAAAGACCTCTGTGAACCGCAACCGATCAAATAAGAGCGGTCCTGTTTAAATGCCTGACAGGCGCTCTGTAAAAAAAGATGGACAACCTTTTCAATCGGAGGGAGGAGCCTGAAAGTACATAATCAGGCCCCCTCCCGTTTCCATATCAGCAATCCGGAAATTCTTGATTGAACAGCCCCCCGGTTAAGTGAGCTACGGGAATCAATGAAGGTGTTGATTTGATCCGGCATCCGATTCGATCCGGATTCCGTTTTCGCCGGAATGACTGCATCCAGTAAGCTGCAGAAAAATTGACCCGGAGATGATTCACAATCTTGAGAGTGTTTCTATTTTAACTACCATTTATCACCATTCAGCCACTTCTCTCCAGCCAACACACACCTTTGTAGAGACAGGAATCCAGCGCATCAAAACCCGCAGTACACAGAGGTCTTCGCCAACTTCTCTCGTCCAGGGACATGATTCCAACAGAAGCGATTTGACAATTCCGCCGGTTAGTTTATAGTAACAGAAACTGTTACTATGTGGTACCTGGACAGCCGGGTAACTGATCAAGTACGGGAGTATGAAAATGATAAAAAGTCTGATGCATCATGGGTATCTCCGCCTTTTTCTCATCACCGCACAATCCTCGCTGACTCTGCTGAGCAGTCAGACCTTGCCGGCTGCTGAACTTGTCGCCCACTCCGAATCAATCTTCCGTTTTTTTGAAAGAGACACGGCGACCGGCCAGGACAAACAGGTTGACCCTTTCTACGAATACCTGGATGTTGACATATTGAACATCTCCGGAGACAAGAGTCTCTCCATGCATTTCTACGGCTGGGGCCGGACCGATTTTGCCGACAGCGGTTATTTCAGCGACAATTCAGACGGCAGCATTCTTCATGGGTATCTGAAATACCATGATCCAGCGGACAGATTCCAGCTCAAACTCGGTCGCCAGCACATATTCGGCGCCATCGCCAACGAGAGTGTGGACGGGCTGATGTTCAAAGTCACAATTCCCGGCACCACCATCTCGGCGTATGGAGGTTCACCGGTGTCGGTTGCCTCCGTTCAGGGGCGAAGCGGTGATGCAATTTACGGCGGGCGAATTGCCCACGCCTTCGGATCGAAATATGAAGTCGGTCTTTCCTATAAAAGAGTTACCAACGACGGTATTGATGAAACCCGCTCCGGGCTCGATCTCTCCCTGAACTTCCCCGGCGGGGACACCATCTCCGGCTTTGCCGCCTACAACCATGAGACCAGTGATTTTGCCGAATATTCCCTGGATGGCCGGTTTACACTTGCGACCAACCTGGAATTCCGCCCGAGTGGCGGTCGCTTCATGTTTGATGATCTCCTGGTCAGTTCCGCAAAAAGAGTGAACATTTTTTCCATAGTCGCCGCCCGGAACGCAGACGAGATCCTGACCACGGCCGGCGGCGAACTTATCCTGAAGATCGATGATGAAAAGAACCTGGGACTGAAGGTCAAGAACTTTGACTACGACAAAAGGGGCGGCACCTCCCAGCTCTACTCATCGCTGTTCAACTGGCATCCCGACGAATTCACCTTGTCGGGTATCGAACTCGGCTTCATGGACGGGGACAGCCCGGCCGACCAATACCTCCTGACCAGACTCCACGCCTACCGGGACGGTCTGCTGGAAAAACGCCGGATCTTTGTCAGCGGCGAGGCCATGTACATCTATTACGACACCCCGATATACGGAAAAGACGATTCGAAGTTCGCCTCCTTAAGTCTGGGCGGGCGCTTCCTGGATGACGACCTGGAACTCAAACTTTCCGGCGACTACAGCGTTGATCCTTACTTTGATAAGGATTTCCGCACCATGCTGGTCATGAAATATGTTTTTCGCTAAAGCTTCAGTTGAGCAGCTAGCCTGCTCTTACGAAACTTATACCCGAAGGGTGAAAAGCTTCAGTTGAGCAGCTCGCCTGCTCGTACCGATTAGCGAGTTTACGAGACATCGAGACTTATACCCCTCAAAGGGGTACTGAAGTGAGTACCCGAAGGGTGAAAACGTTCCTCAATGGCCCGGGAGGGCAAAATGATATGAAATCACCATTCCCCCTCTTCTCTTTTTTTATGGGAATATTCCTGATCGCAACGGCTGCTTTCGCGCTCGCAAAAGAGCCGCTGCCAAGGGAACATCCCGAAAAACTGCCCCGGGGCAATCCGGTCTGCACTGATTGCCACGATGCGGCGAACGACAGCATATCCTTCAAACGTTTCAACCACACGTTGTACTTTACCGAAAACCATAAGTTTGAAGCGAACCAGGGCAGCGAGGTCTGCAGCATGTGTCATCGGGAGAGTTTCTGCGCCGACTGCCATGCCGCCGATGTGGAATTGAAACCCTCCATCAGAAACCAGTCCGACACCTATCGCCGAACTCCGCATCGTGGAGACTACCTGGCGCGCCACCGGATCGACGGTCGGATCGACCCGACTTCCTGTTTCAGGTGTCACGGCAATCCGAAAGCTGCTGAACGCTGCGCCAGCTGTCATGGATAAAGGAAATGAGGTGGAGACAATGAGGAATTGCACACGGCATATCGGCAGGCTTGGCACCGGTTTGGTTTTACTGGCCTTACTTTTCTCCTGCAGCGATCCAAACGCCCAGGCGCCGACGGAAAACCAGGTCCACGGAAGCGGCTGGGATTCCGCCCACGGCGCTCTTTCCGTTGCCGATCCATTCGGCTGCACCTCCTGCCACGGTACGGATTATACGGGAAGCGGCGGCGCGGTCAGCTGCTACAGCTGCCATTACGACGGCCCCCCGTTCAGCGCCCACCCCGCAAACTGGACATCGCCGTTTACTGATCACCGGGCCTACGTGAACGCCAACGGTTTTTCCTCCTGCTCGCTTTCTGCCTGTCATGGCGCAAGCCCCTTTGTAGGGGGCGGACTGACGGCCCCCAGTTGCGGCACAGCTGATTACACCAACAACAGCGGCAGCACGTTTACCTGCCACGCAGGGCACATCAGCGG is part of the Pseudomonadota bacterium genome and harbors:
- the arfB gene encoding aminoacyl-tRNA hydrolase, which gives rise to MFTISDTLSIPLSQIEISQIRASGPGGQNVNKVSSAVHLRFDISASSLPEAIRERLLHIRDRRISAEGVVIIKAQRSRSFEANREDGLGRLRELILKATVVQPKRRPTKPTKGSKTKRLDGKTRRGQTKKLRGKVVD
- a CDS encoding SprT-like domain-containing protein, which gives rise to MDDRIHHKYSGFWARQLHLEFENICWQYGLDLLPPVFEITGNTSRIGSWQAGTRTIRLSAELIIGQPWDTTVNVLKHEIAHQICSEIFSADTTSHGEQFGKACDLLGLPPGFRKAKGSLESLGNTGNNSTASHNAGRIITRVHKLLALAGSANSNEASLAMQKANEAIRKYNLELLQGDREQNHTYTIIHLNAGRIKGYQRQICAILRDFFFVKIITSSSYHPLKNKKYRTIEILGSTENVAIAEHCYHFLENRLKTLWGKEKHKFRAHARTEKNSYYLGLLKGFAEKLSAEKKEWDAKLPSGGDGEKIRALMLVEDKCLDGYVARRFPKLKTTACRGTRICRNTFDDGVRTGRKITVHKCVTSTMGYLGNLLSR
- a CDS encoding cytochrome C, with product MKSPFPLFSFFMGIFLIATAAFALAKEPLPREHPEKLPRGNPVCTDCHDAANDSISFKRFNHTLYFTENHKFEANQGSEVCSMCHRESFCADCHAADVELKPSIRNQSDTYRRTPHRGDYLARHRIDGRIDPTSCFRCHGNPKAAERCASCHG
- a CDS encoding PAS domain S-box protein, yielding MTSHPEKIIARKLLGGFTVLILLFISITYYFYHQTDLLSGLASTIYKHPLVVSNAALEGKNLVTQIHRRVTGIAVLDSADDIAKVSAEMDELELRVHGHLDIITQTILGEEGLHLARETRESFSDWGKLRQEVLLLAGDGRRKAEIAEKTSACADHADRLEEKMQAIAAYARNKASDFNSQADTIHAKLDRFSSIYLATAILLSIMIALVTIQRVLALERKSFQNMNLLKAILEGIDDLIHVKDAEGRWLLANTAAAESLGKKPEELIGKTNRDLLADEILMQADVTDRQVMRSGEPLSFEYKKRENGFTQTYYSKKTALLDENHEIIGVINVARDISNKARFHAMLERELRISTALSSLFEPLTGPGNTLETITDKIQEQALQLTYSEFAYVSSIDPANGDLIGHTLSKMRGDQCELNPADPPIVFKCGEGGLYRGLWGYSLNTREPFFTNSPETHQSSAGAPAGHIPIKNFISVPVIMGDELVGQIAAANKSTGYTFDDIAPLVRLGEYFALALMRNRAEDRLKKNQEELEETVRQRTAGLAVANEKLEREIAEGRLKTYALKESEHKYSTLVDNTIIGIFIVQDDRIIYANPRFARIFGYSVDELSGMDFADLIHPEDIAKFNEDIIAATHGDAETVETLQRGITRDKNPRWLDIQRTVISYNKKMAVLGNVVDVTRRKELEHLVSIQDKMTSLGRVAAGIAHELRNPLSGMNIHLTNLERLALRFDDIEPETRKNLTRIIDNLKAASGKIESVVKRVYDFSKPSRVNLVQIDVNKSINTVIDISSTTLRKSDISVIRRLEENLPPCFSNQNLFEQLLMNLLTNATQVLEGIDHERKILITSHSLDDKIIIRVADSGPGIKEHMRDKIFDPFFTSKNDGLGIGLSICYRIVQDHGGELTVGKSDELGGAEFTITLPLKPTGNIF
- a CDS encoding sodium:proton antiporter, giving the protein MDIIHITAILITVSALFSYINYRFIRLPTAIGLMAITMALSIILMVLVGVGVNAVATVAQFVSKIDFHDTLMEGMLSFLLFAAALDVDLGDLAKQKWTILGLATGGVIISTALIGTAIRVLLGLFGVKISLAYALLFGALISPTDPIAVMGILKKAGIPKSLETKVAGESLFNDGVGVVVFLVVLGIATGGHELNGADIALLFLQEAAGGLLLGLLLGYLCYRLLVSVDQYQVEVLLTLALVMGGYSLANALHLSGPLAMVVAGLMIGNQGRMFAMSKHTRTNLDSFWHLTDYILNAVLFVLIGLEVLILDFDHTDLWIAPLAIIVALLGRFISIAGLISMMRPFRHFTDNVVKIMTWGGLRGGISVALALSIPTGDERNLILVMTYSVVVFSILVQGLTIEKLVRPGK
- a CDS encoding nicotinamide mononucleotide transporter family protein, whose product is MTGTWCNIQKNPVCWVFWSVANFGWIVVFMSREMGAETTLFVVYLTLSVYGFRRWQKEGRLCPKTHPVRTPQLNGRPHSP
- a CDS encoding sigma-54 dependent transcriptional regulator, with translation MDIFSLFIIDDDQTIVDGVLFALEGQYRITAFGNAEDALDALSKNQPDLILLDIGLPGMDGIQALREIKGKYPDILVIMITAFEEVKPVIAAMKMGAHDYVVKPLHIETLEINIENALSSIRLRKEIQSLQESSLHECVPCFIGESREFRSIMEFVKKVAKSTDTPVLILGETGTGKELIAQTIHYRSPNFKNRLVTVNCASIPNGLIESELFGYEKGAFTGASSSGKKGLIEEAAGGTLFLDEVGDMNLDTQAKLLRFLESGEYFRVGGTRSCKAKTRVISATNRNLMQMIDDGTFREDLFYRLGVIKVELPSLQDRREDIISLSKFFLIDFNRKFKKEIRGISPEAEEALRNHPWHGNIRELKNIVERGILISEGPELTLEDLGLTGSRRNRRLSDPERPASLPPEGVNLTELLEGIERDYIEKALARANGNESQAARFLSLNHHTFRYRRKKLMKN